In a genomic window of Curtobacterium flaccumfaciens pv. betae:
- a CDS encoding S1C family serine protease — protein MTDTTPDGQGDDRRPDDAAPPAASEDAAAAATRGNTSMPNDSDQPDETPRPNQNDETTPDHTDVIPSSTDHPTDRYTAPYPAVSGDSPRAQQGGYGQQTSPYGQQAPQAQNPYGQQPQQSQNPYGQQSQYGQQAPQAQNPYGQQSQYGQQAQNPYGQQSQYGQPGAERPRYGEYAQPTSSSAPSSSSEYANASAQAPQSATSAFGDVDGANQRNGHYFSDDASGAAATTTTKERSGRNKLLLPIIAGLVVAGLVGGGAGWLASSAANDGGSVVSSGSSQGGNLTVNDYDSATVVTAVAAQATPSVVTINVSASNEAGTGSGVVMSKDGYIVTNTHVVTLDGDSSNGRITVTTSNGKIYAGKLIGTDPTVDLAVIKIDATDLKPMEFADSSKLNVGDTAVAIGAPLGLSNTVTDGIVSTLNRSIQVTSSAPTEGGDSNEGGNGGSGPFDFWGNGDNGSSSSANTTVSLPVIQTDASINPGNSGGALLDSKGRLIGINVAIASAGSSSSSESAAGSIGVGFSIPANLVKRVANEIKDNGSATHGLLGATVGDATEDASATQVGALIKSVSNGGAAAKAGLQKGDVVTKIGSASVSDATDLTAQVRFFAGGASTTISYVRDGQTRQADVKLGTYDSKG, from the coding sequence ATGACCGACACCACGCCCGACGGGCAGGGCGACGACCGCCGTCCGGACGATGCGGCTCCGCCTGCCGCCAGTGAGGACGCCGCAGCAGCGGCCACGAGAGGGAACACGTCGATGCCGAACGACTCCGACCAGCCGGACGAGACTCCTCGCCCGAACCAGAACGACGAGACGACCCCGGACCACACGGACGTGATCCCGTCGTCGACGGACCACCCGACCGACCGCTACACCGCGCCGTACCCGGCCGTCTCCGGTGACTCCCCGCGCGCGCAGCAGGGCGGCTACGGCCAGCAGACGTCGCCGTACGGCCAGCAGGCACCGCAGGCCCAGAACCCGTACGGCCAGCAGCCGCAGCAGAGCCAGAACCCGTACGGCCAGCAGTCGCAGTACGGCCAGCAGGCGCCGCAGGCCCAGAACCCGTACGGCCAGCAGTCGCAGTACGGCCAGCAGGCCCAGAACCCGTACGGCCAGCAGTCCCAGTACGGCCAGCCGGGCGCCGAACGCCCCCGCTACGGCGAGTACGCCCAGCCGACGTCCTCGTCCGCTCCGAGCTCGTCCTCCGAGTACGCGAACGCATCCGCGCAGGCCCCGCAGTCCGCCACGAGCGCCTTCGGCGACGTCGACGGCGCGAACCAGCGCAACGGGCACTACTTCAGCGACGACGCCTCGGGTGCCGCGGCGACCACGACGACCAAGGAGCGCTCGGGCCGCAACAAGCTGCTCCTGCCGATCATCGCCGGTCTCGTCGTGGCCGGGCTCGTGGGTGGCGGTGCTGGGTGGCTCGCATCGTCGGCGGCGAACGACGGTGGCAGCGTGGTGTCCTCCGGTTCGTCGCAGGGCGGCAACCTGACCGTCAACGACTACGACTCCGCCACCGTCGTCACGGCCGTCGCAGCACAGGCGACCCCGTCCGTGGTCACGATCAACGTGTCGGCGAGCAACGAGGCCGGCACCGGTTCCGGTGTCGTGATGAGCAAGGACGGCTACATCGTCACGAACACCCACGTGGTCACCCTCGACGGCGACAGCTCGAACGGCCGGATCACGGTGACGACCTCGAACGGCAAGATCTACGCGGGCAAGCTCATCGGCACCGACCCGACGGTCGACCTCGCGGTCATCAAGATCGATGCGACCGACCTCAAGCCGATGGAGTTCGCGGACTCGTCCAAGCTCAACGTCGGGGACACCGCGGTCGCGATCGGTGCGCCGCTGGGCCTGTCGAACACCGTCACCGACGGCATCGTCTCGACCCTGAACCGCAGCATCCAGGTCACCTCGAGCGCCCCCACCGAGGGCGGCGACTCGAACGAGGGCGGCAACGGCGGCTCGGGTCCCTTCGACTTCTGGGGCAACGGGGACAACGGCAGCAGCTCGTCCGCGAACACCACCGTCTCGCTCCCGGTCATCCAGACCGACGCCTCGATCAACCCGGGCAACTCCGGCGGTGCGCTGCTCGACTCGAAGGGCCGACTGATCGGCATCAACGTGGCCATCGCCTCGGCTGGCAGCTCGTCGTCGTCGGAGTCGGCCGCCGGCAGCATCGGCGTCGGCTTCTCGATCCCGGCCAACCTGGTCAAGCGGGTCGCGAACGAGATCAAGGACAACGGCTCGGCGACCCACGGGCTCCTCGGCGCAACGGTCGGCGACGCCACCGAGGACGCCAGCGCCACCCAGGTCGGCGCCCTCATCAAGTCGGTGTCCAACGGCGGTGCCGCGGCGAAGGCCGGTCTGCAGAAGGGCGACGTCGTCACGAAGATCGGCTCGGCGTCGGTCTCCGACGCCACCGACCTGACCGCGCAGGTGCGCTTCTTCGCGGGTGGCGCCTCGACGACGATCAGCTACGTCCGCGACGGCCAGACCCGCCAGGCCGACGTGAAGCTCGGAACGTACGACAGCAAGGGCTGA
- a CDS encoding CDP-alcohol phosphatidyltransferase family protein, which produces MTDHPTTGRGSARPTSIAELRAVAQPDEVRARANAEHWTASLYLRDVSPYLTWVLLKTRVSANQVTGLMILVGWSVAAALLIPGIWGAALALVLGQLQMLVDCSDGEVARWRGTKSPAGVFLDKVGHYTTEGLIPVALGIRAATWPIHGADWMWTTIGCALGLVIVLNKALNDMVHVARANAGLDKLVDRRDASTAPSGRRLASLRRVARFLPFHRLYHSVELSMLAFVFALLALVIGDPLASRILVGALLPLAVLATIGHFLAIIASKRVKA; this is translated from the coding sequence ATGACCGACCACCCCACGACCGGCCGCGGATCCGCACGGCCGACCTCGATCGCCGAACTCCGGGCCGTCGCCCAGCCGGACGAGGTCCGTGCGCGCGCCAACGCCGAGCACTGGACGGCCTCGCTGTACCTGCGCGACGTCTCGCCGTACCTGACCTGGGTACTCCTGAAGACCCGCGTCAGCGCGAACCAGGTCACCGGCCTGATGATCCTGGTCGGCTGGAGCGTCGCCGCCGCCCTGCTCATCCCCGGCATCTGGGGCGCCGCCCTGGCACTGGTCCTCGGCCAGCTGCAGATGCTCGTCGACTGCTCCGACGGCGAGGTCGCCCGGTGGCGCGGCACCAAGTCGCCCGCCGGGGTGTTCCTGGACAAGGTGGGGCACTACACGACCGAGGGACTGATCCCGGTCGCGCTCGGCATCCGCGCGGCCACCTGGCCCATCCACGGCGCCGACTGGATGTGGACCACGATCGGGTGCGCACTCGGCCTGGTCATCGTGCTCAACAAGGCCCTGAACGACATGGTGCACGTGGCCCGCGCGAACGCCGGGCTCGACAAGCTGGTCGACCGACGGGATGCGTCCACCGCCCCGTCCGGCCGCAGGCTCGCCTCGCTCCGCCGCGTGGCACGGTTCCTGCCGTTCCACCGCCTGTACCACTCGGTCGAGCTGAGCATGCTCGCGTTCGTCTTCGCCCTGCTCGCCCTGGTGATCGGTGACCCGCTCGCCAGCCGGATCCTGGTCGGCGCGCTGTTGCCGCTCGCCGTGCTCGCGACGATCGGGCACTTCCTGGCGATCATCGCCTCGAAGCGGGTCAAGGCGTGA
- a CDS encoding glycosyltransferase family 2 protein: MQSDGQPLPGVSYVMPVLNEVTEVRAAVGSLLDQDYAGPFEVILALGPSIDGTNELVAEMSAADPRIRAIDNPVGSTPAGLNVAIRASVHPVVIRVDAHSVLPTDYTRIAVRTLLESGADNVGGIMRAEGRTPFERAVALAYGSRVGLGGTPHHVGGTAGPAETAYLGVFRRERLFDVGLFDEGIKRGQDWELNRRLRQTGGTVWFTPELVVTYRPRPSLKRLVRQFVATGLWRGELARRFPANNGLRYFVPPAMVAAMALGVVAGLVGIVGAALGTPLAWALLGFVVPVVYLLFVVLGSIAVARRSGLPTLLWLLVVLPCIHVGWGLGFIIGFLTRTSELTTHTGR, translated from the coding sequence ATGCAGTCAGACGGACAGCCCCTGCCGGGCGTCTCGTACGTGATGCCCGTGCTGAACGAGGTCACCGAGGTCCGGGCCGCCGTCGGCAGTCTGCTCGACCAGGACTACGCGGGCCCGTTCGAGGTCATCCTCGCGCTCGGGCCGTCGATCGACGGCACGAACGAACTCGTCGCCGAGATGAGCGCTGCCGACCCACGGATCCGCGCGATCGACAACCCCGTCGGCTCGACGCCCGCCGGGCTGAACGTCGCGATCCGTGCGTCCGTGCACCCCGTCGTCATCCGCGTCGACGCGCACTCGGTCCTGCCCACCGACTACACGCGCATCGCGGTGCGCACGCTCCTGGAATCCGGAGCGGACAACGTCGGCGGCATCATGCGCGCCGAGGGCCGGACCCCCTTCGAGCGGGCCGTCGCCCTGGCCTACGGCAGCCGTGTCGGCCTCGGCGGCACGCCGCACCACGTGGGCGGCACAGCCGGCCCGGCCGAGACCGCCTACCTCGGCGTGTTCCGACGTGAGCGGCTGTTCGACGTCGGCCTCTTCGACGAGGGCATCAAGCGCGGCCAGGACTGGGAACTCAACCGTCGGCTGCGCCAGACCGGCGGGACCGTCTGGTTCACGCCGGAACTCGTCGTCACCTACCGCCCGCGGCCGAGCCTGAAGCGCCTGGTGCGGCAGTTCGTCGCCACCGGGCTCTGGCGCGGCGAGCTCGCGCGTCGGTTCCCGGCGAACAACGGCCTGCGCTACTTCGTGCCGCCGGCGATGGTCGCGGCGATGGCGCTGGGCGTCGTCGCCGGACTCGTCGGCATCGTCGGCGCGGCGCTCGGCACCCCGCTCGCCTGGGCGCTGCTCGGGTTCGTCGTGCCCGTCGTCTACCTGCTCTTCGTCGTCCTGGGGTCGATCGCGGTGGCGCGCCGCTCCGGGCTGCCGACGCTCCTCTGGTTGCTCGTCGTGCTGCCCTGCATCCACGTGGGCTGGGGGCTCGGGTTCATCATCGGGTTCCTGACCCGCACGTCCGAGCTGACCACCCACACGGGACGGTGA
- a CDS encoding carbon-nitrogen hydrolase family protein, translating into MATLTIAAAQFAPVDDPVANLDTVRTAAVDAAARGADLLVTPEYTSYFTADIDDRFVAAAQPLDGPFVSGLRDVARETGIALVVGVAESADTPERFRNTLVAVLPSGDVATTYRKVHLYDAFGSRESDRIESGDPEQLPVFELGGVRVGLETCYDLRFPEVTRRLAAPETGAADVVVLPAEWVRGPGKEHHWRTLLTARAIENTVWVVGVGQTPPIGIGGSVVLDPSGVAVASAGASPGTLTATIDTTVTDAVRRVNPSLSLRRYDVALRTPPGGPGQR; encoded by the coding sequence ATGGCCACCCTCACGATCGCGGCGGCGCAGTTCGCCCCCGTGGACGACCCCGTCGCCAACCTCGACACCGTGCGCACCGCCGCCGTCGACGCGGCCGCCCGGGGTGCGGACCTCCTCGTCACGCCGGAGTACACCTCGTACTTCACCGCCGACATCGACGATCGGTTCGTCGCCGCGGCGCAGCCCCTGGACGGTCCGTTCGTCTCGGGCCTCCGCGACGTCGCTCGCGAGACCGGCATCGCCCTGGTCGTCGGGGTCGCCGAGTCAGCGGACACGCCGGAGCGCTTCCGGAACACCCTGGTTGCGGTGCTCCCGTCGGGCGACGTGGCCACGACGTACCGGAAGGTCCACCTCTACGACGCCTTCGGCTCGCGGGAGTCGGACCGAATCGAGTCCGGCGACCCGGAGCAGCTGCCGGTCTTCGAGCTCGGCGGAGTCCGCGTCGGGCTCGAGACCTGCTACGACCTGCGCTTCCCCGAGGTCACCCGGCGCCTCGCCGCTCCCGAGACCGGCGCGGCCGACGTCGTCGTCCTCCCGGCGGAGTGGGTGCGCGGGCCCGGCAAGGAGCACCACTGGCGCACGCTCCTCACGGCCCGCGCGATCGAGAACACCGTCTGGGTCGTCGGGGTCGGCCAGACGCCGCCCATCGGGATCGGTGGCTCGGTCGTCCTCGACCCGTCCGGCGTCGCCGTGGCCTCGGCGGGTGCCTCGCCGGGCACGCTCACCGCCACGATCGACACCACCGTCACGGACGCCGTCCGTCGGGTGAACCCGTCGTTGTCGCTGCGGCGGTACGACGTCGCACTGCGCACCCCGCCTGGAGGCCCGGGGCAGCGCTGA
- a CDS encoding glycosyltransferase family 2 protein, which produces MHRGRPRVAVVSLSQGTRPEDLRRGLDSVLAQQDVELDVVCVGNGWAPTGLPDGVRAMALPENVGIPAGRNAGAEVVDGDYVFFLDDDASVPSPTFLRDAIALFEHDPSLGLVQPRVVDPTGAANPRRWVPRIRKGEPDHSSPVFSVWEGAVVLPMDVYRAVGGWGAEYFYAHEGIELAWRVWDAGRRTWYAGDLVAHHPAIDPARHTEYYRLNARNRVWLARRNLPAVLRPVYVGSWAAIQITRWWRHPRRLATWFGGIREGWTTDCGPVRPMGWLTVARMTIAGRPPVV; this is translated from the coding sequence GTGCACCGCGGACGACCGCGCGTCGCCGTGGTGAGCCTGTCGCAGGGCACCCGGCCGGAGGACCTGCGCCGCGGCCTCGACAGCGTGCTCGCCCAGCAGGACGTCGAGCTCGACGTCGTCTGCGTCGGCAACGGCTGGGCACCCACGGGCCTGCCGGACGGTGTGCGAGCCATGGCCCTGCCCGAGAACGTCGGGATCCCGGCCGGTCGGAACGCCGGGGCCGAGGTCGTCGACGGTGACTACGTGTTCTTCCTCGACGACGATGCGTCGGTGCCGTCGCCGACCTTCCTGCGCGACGCGATCGCGCTGTTCGAGCACGATCCGTCGCTCGGCCTCGTGCAGCCCCGGGTCGTCGACCCGACCGGTGCCGCGAACCCCCGCCGATGGGTGCCGCGGATCCGGAAGGGCGAGCCGGACCACTCGTCGCCGGTGTTCTCGGTCTGGGAAGGCGCCGTCGTGCTGCCGATGGACGTCTACCGTGCCGTCGGCGGCTGGGGGGCCGAGTACTTCTACGCCCACGAGGGCATCGAGCTCGCCTGGCGCGTCTGGGATGCCGGCCGTCGGACCTGGTACGCCGGCGACCTCGTGGCGCACCACCCCGCGATCGACCCGGCGCGGCACACCGAGTACTACCGGTTGAACGCCCGGAACCGGGTGTGGCTGGCTCGACGCAACCTGCCCGCGGTGCTGCGCCCGGTGTACGTGGGGTCGTGGGCCGCGATCCAGATCACGCGCTGGTGGCGTCACCCCCGCCGACTGGCCACCTGGTTCGGTGGGATCCGTGAAGGATGGACGACCGACTGCGGTCCGGTCCGCCCGATGGGCTGGCTCACAGTCGCACGGATGACCATCGCAGGGCGGCCGCCGGTCGTCTGA
- a CDS encoding aminotransferase class I/II-fold pyridoxal phosphate-dependent enzyme, with protein sequence MRQAGPWLRAADGAMLLGPDGVPAPTVFAEMSALAASTGAVNLGQGFPDEDGPAEVLEAAVQAIRDGANQYPPGRGTPDLRAAIAEHQERWYGLDVDPDREVLVTAGATEGLAATILALVEPGDEVITFEPFYDAYGALIRLAGGVHVTVPLTAPDFLPDERTLRAAFTDRTRAVLVNTPHNPTGRVLPTDVLQTIVDLATERDAVIITDEVYEHLTFDVPHTPIATLPGAAERTVSVSSAGKTFNTTGWKVGWLTAPPALVDAITTVKQYLTFVNGAPFQPAVAVGLRLPDAVFTGIAADLRAKHELLANGLTAAGFDVMRPDGGYFVLADAAPLGYDDARAFCLELPALAGVAGVPVSAFVRPDRVAGYRSLVRFAFCKRRSVLEDAAARLATLGTRPRA encoded by the coding sequence ATGCGCCAGGCAGGACCGTGGCTGCGAGCCGCCGACGGAGCGATGCTGCTCGGACCGGACGGAGTCCCCGCACCGACGGTGTTCGCCGAGATGAGCGCCCTCGCCGCCAGCACCGGCGCGGTCAACCTGGGGCAGGGGTTCCCCGACGAGGACGGGCCGGCCGAGGTGCTCGAGGCCGCGGTGCAGGCGATCCGCGACGGCGCGAACCAGTACCCGCCGGGCCGGGGCACCCCCGACCTGCGGGCGGCGATCGCCGAGCACCAGGAGCGGTGGTACGGACTCGACGTCGACCCCGACCGCGAGGTCCTCGTCACCGCCGGTGCCACCGAGGGGCTGGCCGCGACGATCCTCGCGCTGGTCGAACCCGGCGACGAGGTGATCACCTTCGAGCCGTTCTACGACGCCTACGGGGCGCTCATCCGGCTGGCCGGCGGGGTGCACGTCACGGTCCCGCTCACCGCACCCGACTTCCTGCCGGACGAGCGCACGCTGCGTGCGGCCTTCACCGACCGCACCCGCGCCGTGCTCGTGAACACCCCGCACAACCCGACGGGCCGGGTCCTGCCCACCGACGTGCTGCAGACGATCGTCGACCTGGCCACCGAGCGCGATGCGGTGATCATCACGGACGAGGTCTACGAGCACCTGACCTTCGACGTCCCGCACACGCCCATCGCGACCCTGCCGGGTGCCGCGGAACGGACGGTGTCGGTGTCGAGCGCCGGCAAGACCTTCAACACCACCGGGTGGAAGGTCGGCTGGCTCACCGCTCCCCCGGCGCTCGTCGACGCGATCACGACGGTCAAGCAGTACCTGACGTTCGTGAACGGCGCACCCTTCCAACCGGCCGTCGCCGTGGGACTCCGCCTGCCCGACGCGGTGTTCACCGGCATCGCCGCCGACCTGCGCGCGAAGCACGAACTGCTCGCGAACGGACTGACGGCTGCGGGCTTCGACGTGATGCGCCCCGACGGCGGCTACTTCGTGCTCGCCGACGCCGCGCCGCTCGGGTACGACGACGCCCGCGCGTTCTGCCTCGAACTGCCGGCTCTGGCCGGGGTCGCCGGGGTCCCGGTGTCGGCGTTCGTCCGCCCGGACCGTGTCGCCGGCTACCGGTCCCTGGTGCGCTTCGCCTTCTGCAAGCGCCGGAGCGTCCTGGAGGACGCCGCCGCACGCCTGGCGACCCTCGGAACGCGCCCCCGCGCCTGA
- a CDS encoding CDP-glycerol glycerophosphotransferase family protein — MSIISDLRTALRLVERLLTSRRSRQQLARRLPSAPKPAPGSVEIAVYFADGPVNMYQVRQWYAPLAELAKTHPVAIISRSPGTMLTLLEESPVPAVYARQVVDLEHFVDTQAPKVVLYVNQNARNFQMMRYGRMWHVFVNHGESDKMYMTTNQFKAYDYALIAGDAARDRLAEALWDYDLDARTIAIGRPQADHFAGAAPYPDDDRTVVLYAPTWEGDRGAAAYGSIASHGTVIAEQVLASPRHRLVYRPHPRSGVLDPTYRAAHERIVAAISAANAADPAAHHLYDDGGDLGWQLADADVAITDISAMIYDRLAVGKPLIVTRPVSPEADVDERGYLSDANWLTAADAPSVLARVDAAASDAEELARLQHWVARYFGDTTPGAATARFHAAVEWLLERWRTVAAERDGR; from the coding sequence ATGTCGATCATCAGCGACCTGCGGACCGCGCTGCGGCTCGTCGAGCGACTCCTGACGTCCCGCCGCAGCCGGCAGCAGCTCGCACGGCGACTGCCGTCCGCGCCGAAGCCGGCGCCCGGTTCGGTCGAGATCGCCGTGTACTTCGCCGACGGTCCGGTCAACATGTACCAGGTGCGCCAGTGGTACGCACCGCTGGCCGAACTCGCGAAGACGCACCCGGTGGCGATCATCTCGCGGAGCCCGGGCACCATGCTGACCCTGCTCGAGGAGTCGCCCGTGCCCGCGGTCTACGCCCGGCAGGTGGTCGACCTCGAACACTTCGTCGACACGCAGGCGCCGAAGGTGGTGCTGTACGTCAACCAGAACGCCCGCAACTTCCAGATGATGCGGTACGGGCGGATGTGGCACGTCTTCGTCAACCACGGCGAGAGCGACAAGATGTACATGACGACGAACCAGTTCAAGGCGTACGACTACGCCCTGATCGCGGGGGACGCGGCACGTGACCGTCTGGCCGAGGCGCTGTGGGACTACGACCTGGACGCCCGGACCATCGCGATCGGACGCCCGCAGGCCGACCACTTCGCCGGAGCGGCCCCGTACCCCGACGACGACCGGACCGTCGTGCTCTACGCCCCGACGTGGGAGGGTGACCGCGGTGCCGCGGCGTACGGGTCGATCGCGTCGCACGGCACGGTCATCGCCGAGCAGGTGCTCGCATCGCCCCGTCACCGTCTGGTGTACCGCCCGCACCCGCGCAGCGGTGTGCTCGACCCCACCTACCGCGCGGCGCACGAGCGGATCGTCGCGGCGATCAGCGCGGCCAACGCCGCCGACCCGGCCGCGCACCACCTGTACGACGACGGCGGTGACCTCGGCTGGCAGCTGGCGGACGCGGACGTGGCGATCACCGACATCAGCGCGATGATCTACGACCGACTGGCGGTGGGCAAGCCGCTCATCGTCACGCGGCCGGTGTCGCCCGAGGCCGACGTCGACGAGCGGGGCTACCTGAGCGACGCGAACTGGCTGACCGCGGCGGACGCCCCGTCGGTGCTCGCCCGGGTCGACGCGGCCGCGAGCGACGCCGAGGAGCTCGCACGCCTGCAGCACTGGGTCGCCCGGTACTTCGGCGACACCACCCCGGGTGCGGCCACGGCGCGGTTCCACGCGGCAGTGGAGTGGTTGCTCGAGCGGTGGCGGACCGTCGCCGCCGAACGCGACGGGCGCTGA